The region TGGCGGAAACGGGCGTTTGCCTCGTCGACATCGACGATCGGTGCCGGATAGCCCCGGTCGGCGAGTTCGTCGGCGCTGATCCGGTGCGGCTCGTGCAGCGCCCGCACCGGCAGGCCGGACAGCTCGGGAACGTACTTGCGCACGTAGTCGCCGTTCGGGTCGTACCGGGCCGCTTGGCGCATCGGATTGAGCACCCGGTTCGGCCGGGTGTCGGTGCCGGTGCCGGCCACCCATTGCCAGTTCATGTTGTTGTTCGCGATGTCGCCGTCGACCAGCAGGTCCAGGAAGTGCTGCGCGCCGAGCCGCCAGTCGAGGTGGAGCGTCTTGGTCAGGAAGCTGGCGGTGATCAGCCTGGCGCGGTTGTGCATCCAGCCTTCCCACGCCAGTTGACGCATGCCGGCGTCGACGATCGGGATGCCGGTCCGGCCGTCCCGCCACGCCTGCAGGGCTTGCGGGTCGTGCCGCCACCGGTCCTGCCTGGGGCGGTAGTCGCGGTGGCTACAGGCTGGCCGGGCGGCCAGCACCTGGTGGTGGAACTCCCGCCAGGCGAGTTGGCGGACGAAGTCCCGTTCCGCTTCGCTCGGCCCGCATTGTTCGATCAGCTCCACCGGCGAGATGCAGCCGAAGTGCAGGTACGGCGATAACCGCGAGGTCGCGTCGCCGGCCAGGTCGTCGTGGCCTTCGGAGTACTCGCCGATCCCGGCGTCGAACCACTGCCGCACCCGGTCCCGGGCGCTGCGCTCGCCGCCCGAGGGCAGCCGGGGCGACACGTCGCCGGCGCAGAGCTTCGATCGCGCGGGGAGCCGGCTGGTGCGGATGCCGCTGGGCAACCGGATCGCGCGCGGGGGCGCCAAGACCGGCCGCAGCGGGAACTCGGCCCACCTGCGGAAGAAGGGGGTGAACACCGCGAAGTGGTCGTTGCCCACCGGAACGACCCGCCCCGGTGGCTGCGCAGTGATCACCGCGTCGTGCACGTGCAGGGAGCAGTCCCGCTCCGTCAAGGCGTGGTGCAGTTCTTGCTCCCTGGTGAGCGCACGGGTGCTCACATCGCGGGCGATGTGGACCTCGGTCGCGTGCTGGGAATCGACGAGCTCGGCCACCTCGGCGACGGGGTCGCCCCGTCGGATGACCAGCTTGCCGCCGAGGTCGCGCAACGACCGGTCGAGGTCGCGCAGGCAGTCCAGCAGGAAGGCCATCCGGTTGGGCCGGTTAAACCTGCTCGAAAGCACCTGCTCGTCGAAGACGAACAGCGGGACCACGCGGTCGGCCTCGGCGGCCTGCCGCAGGACGGGGCTGTCATGCACCCGGAGATCGCGGGTGAACAACGAGATCGCTGTGCGCACTGGACTTCCTCGACATCGTGACTGTTTGCACAGGTTGAGCACCGGTTCATCGCAACCCGGTTGAACGTCCTGGGCCGGGTCACCGCGCCGAGCGCGGTCCCAGTGTTGCACTCGGGCGCGGTTCGTGCTCCCGTGTGCCTGTTCGGTCCTATGTGGACGGTCTGTACGAAGATCCCGACTTCAGGCAAAATCGGCCGACGTCGGTGCGAAACCTGTGTTCGACTGATCCCGTTGGCGATCCGCGCGTTTGAGGAGTGAGTGCCCCGCCCCTATGGTTGTGGCGTGTCGTTGTGCTTGGTGACCGGCGCGACCGGCTACATCGGCGGGCGGCTGGTGCCTCGCCTGCTCACCGAAGGGCATCAGGTGCGCTGCCTGGTCCGCAACCCGGAGAAACTGCGCGACGTGCCGTGGCGAGACCAGGTCGAAGTGTTTCGCGCCGACCTCCTGGACGCCGAATCGGTCCGCGCCGCCTGCACGGGCGTCGACGTCTTCTACTACCTGGCGCATTCGTTGACGAGCCGGGATTTCGCCGCACGCGACCGGCGGTCCGCGCTGATCAGCGGGCAAGCCGCCCGGGAGGCGGGCGTGGCGCGCATCGTGTACCTGGGCGGCGTGCATCCCGCTTCCGGAAGGCTCTCCGAGCACCTCCGCTCGCGCGCCGAGGTCGGCGAGATCCTGCTGCGCAGCGGCGTGCCCACCGCGGTCCTGCAGGCGGCCGTGATCATCGGCTCGGGGTCGGCCAGCTTCGAGATGTTGCGCTATCTGACCGAACGGCTGCCGGTGATGGTCACGCCCCGCTGGGTGCGCAACCGCGTCCAACCGATAGCGGTGCGGGACGTGCTGCACTACCTGGCAGCAGCGCCGCAGCTGCCCGCCGAGGTCAACCGGAGCTTCGACATCGGCGGTCCCGACGTGCTGACCTACGCGGAGATGATGAACGGGTACGCGGCCGTGGCCGCTTTGCCGAGGCGGCGGATGCTCCCCGTTCGGGCCCTCTCACCAAAGCTCAGCTCACATTGGATCAACATCGTCACGCCGGTGCCCTTCAGCATCGGCGCACCGTTGATCGAGTCGTTGATCAACGAGGCGGTGTGCTCGGAGCGCGACATCGACGACTACCTCGCCAGGCCCGAGGGCGGGCTGACCGGCTACCGGCGGTCGGTGGACCTCGCCCTGCACAAGATCCGGCAGGGCGAGGTGGCGACGAGGTGGTCGGACGCGTCCCCGGGCGATGCTCCGGCCGATCCGTTGCCGTCGGACCCGCAGTGGTCCGGCGGGACCGCGTAT is a window of Saccharopolyspora phatthalungensis DNA encoding:
- a CDS encoding cryptochrome/photolyase family protein, with amino-acid sequence MRTAISLFTRDLRVHDSPVLRQAAEADRVVPLFVFDEQVLSSRFNRPNRMAFLLDCLRDLDRSLRDLGGKLVIRRGDPVAEVAELVDSQHATEVHIARDVSTRALTREQELHHALTERDCSLHVHDAVITAQPPGRVVPVGNDHFAVFTPFFRRWAEFPLRPVLAPPRAIRLPSGIRTSRLPARSKLCAGDVSPRLPSGGERSARDRVRQWFDAGIGEYSEGHDDLAGDATSRLSPYLHFGCISPVELIEQCGPSEAERDFVRQLAWREFHHQVLAARPACSHRDYRPRQDRWRHDPQALQAWRDGRTGIPIVDAGMRQLAWEGWMHNRARLITASFLTKTLHLDWRLGAQHFLDLLVDGDIANNNMNWQWVAGTGTDTRPNRVLNPMRQAARYDPNGDYVRKYVPELSGLPVRALHEPHRISADELADRGYPAPIVDVDEANARFRQSRGKL
- a CDS encoding SDR family oxidoreductase codes for the protein MSLCLVTGATGYIGGRLVPRLLTEGHQVRCLVRNPEKLRDVPWRDQVEVFRADLLDAESVRAACTGVDVFYYLAHSLTSRDFAARDRRSALISGQAAREAGVARIVYLGGVHPASGRLSEHLRSRAEVGEILLRSGVPTAVLQAAVIIGSGSASFEMLRYLTERLPVMVTPRWVRNRVQPIAVRDVLHYLAAAPQLPAEVNRSFDIGGPDVLTYAEMMNGYAAVAALPRRRMLPVRALSPKLSSHWINIVTPVPFSIGAPLIESLINEAVCSERDIDDYLARPEGGLTGYRRSVDLALHKIRQGEVATRWSDASPGDAPADPLPSDPQWSGGTAYRDVREHWTDSPVADVWPVIEGIGGRHGWYSFPLAWAVRGWVDRLAGGVGLRRGRRDPRRLRTGDALDWWRVERLDEGRFLRLRAEMKVPGRAWLEMSVRPGDPHGTRYRQCAIFTPHGLAGHAYWWAVAPFHGLVFGGMARNILTTAEKKAAQRNQGPA